A genomic window from Coraliomargarita parva includes:
- the der gene encoding ribosome biogenesis GTPase Der, whose protein sequence is MIDPSRTVALVGRPNVGKSRLFNRLCGRRMSIVHDMPGVTRDLISTEVNDDFVLLDTGGIGMELEMTPKKIATAAEDQVEFAIQAAKVILFVVDVRNGVTPLDEMVAEKLRRYGKHVILVANKVDSEAEEDAADEFNRFGLGAPVKVSAEHGRGISDLNEAIEAKLGPKPEGSESDKQKRIRIALVGRPNVGKSSMGNALLASTRLIVSDVPGTTRDSVELDLDYKHRDGELLKFRLADTAGLRMKRKVDSPVEYFSTVRTQHSIENSDVVFLVIDAADGVTKQDQALAGQILDAGRALVVVVNKWDKIQEMWEAEPVAGYKNLKHFLTSYEESLRKEMFFLPDPPVLFVSAKTGFKVESLLERAASIEATLDMKLSTGRLNRVIQDMFEARSPKLVGTKRFKVFYAVQTGSRPLSIRLFCNRKERLDPTYRRYLEKGLIHEFRLGGCPVRFDLEGKARRYAEDEGETPAPRLSRQTQDKIREKKQGDKAFEKKHPERRKAITQKKAAHNKGKKR, encoded by the coding sequence GTGATCGATCCCTCCAGAACCGTGGCCCTCGTCGGCCGTCCCAATGTGGGCAAGAGCCGTCTCTTTAACCGGCTTTGTGGCCGGCGCATGTCCATCGTCCACGATATGCCGGGTGTGACGCGCGACCTGATTTCCACCGAGGTGAATGACGACTTCGTGCTGTTGGATACCGGCGGGATCGGGATGGAGCTGGAAATGACGCCTAAGAAGATCGCGACCGCGGCGGAGGACCAGGTGGAGTTTGCCATCCAGGCTGCCAAGGTCATTCTCTTTGTGGTCGACGTGCGTAACGGGGTGACTCCGCTTGACGAGATGGTGGCCGAAAAGCTGCGCCGCTATGGCAAGCATGTGATTCTGGTGGCCAACAAGGTGGACAGCGAGGCCGAGGAAGACGCGGCCGACGAGTTCAACCGTTTCGGCCTGGGCGCGCCGGTCAAGGTCTCGGCCGAGCATGGTCGCGGGATCAGTGATCTGAATGAGGCGATCGAGGCAAAGCTGGGCCCGAAGCCGGAAGGTTCGGAAAGCGACAAGCAGAAGCGGATCCGGATCGCGCTGGTCGGCCGTCCCAATGTGGGGAAGTCCTCCATGGGGAACGCGCTCCTGGCGTCCACCCGTTTGATTGTTTCGGATGTGCCGGGCACGACCCGTGACTCGGTCGAGCTCGATCTTGACTACAAGCATCGTGACGGCGAGCTGCTCAAGTTCCGCTTGGCGGACACCGCGGGCCTGCGCATGAAGCGAAAGGTCGACAGTCCGGTCGAATATTTCTCCACCGTCCGGACCCAGCATTCGATCGAAAACTCGGATGTGGTCTTTCTCGTGATCGATGCCGCGGATGGCGTGACCAAGCAGGACCAGGCCCTCGCCGGACAGATCCTGGATGCCGGGCGTGCCCTGGTCGTGGTGGTCAACAAGTGGGATAAGATCCAGGAGATGTGGGAAGCCGAACCCGTGGCCGGCTACAAGAACCTGAAGCATTTCCTCACCTCGTATGAGGAGTCGCTGCGCAAGGAGATGTTTTTCCTGCCGGATCCGCCGGTGTTGTTTGTCTCGGCCAAGACCGGTTTTAAAGTCGAAAGTCTGCTGGAACGGGCCGCTTCGATCGAGGCCACCCTCGATATGAAACTGTCCACCGGCAGGCTGAACCGTGTGATCCAGGATATGTTCGAGGCGCGCTCACCCAAGCTGGTCGGCACTAAGCGCTTCAAGGTTTTCTATGCCGTGCAGACCGGTTCGCGCCCGCTCAGTATTCGCCTGTTCTGTAATCGTAAGGAACGGCTGGATCCGACTTACCGCCGTTATCTCGAAAAGGGACTGATCCACGAGTTCCGCCTCGGCGGCTGCCCGGTTCGATTTGATCTGGAAGGCAAAGCCAGACGCTACGCCGAGGATGAGGGTGAAACCCCTGCGCCGCGCCTCAGCCGCCAGACCCAGGATAAGATCCGTGAAAAGAAACAGGGCGACAAGGCCTTCGAAAAGAAGCATCCCGAGCGCCGCAAGGCGATCACGCAGAAGAAAGCCGCCCACAATAAGGGGAAGAAGCGCTAG
- a CDS encoding aminotransferase class I/II-fold pyridoxal phosphate-dependent enzyme has protein sequence MSDQGQRFVADHVVGLPRSGIRDFFAIVAAMPQAISLGIGEPDFVTPWHIREAAMFALEKGKTSYTDNKGLIRLRREISTYVENHFALSYHPEQEIIVTVGVSEALDIILRAVLNPGDKVLYHEPCYVSYSPSIKLAHAVPIAVETSANDEFGIDPDKVAAAWEPGCKVLILNFPTNPTGGVTERAKLEKLAKFAVEKDLLVLSDEIYSELTFEGEHTSIATLPGMKERTVFLHGFSKAFAMTGFRIGYACGPAPLIEAMMKIHQYSMLCAPILSQEAAIEALKNGGPAVAKMKEAYQRRRDLIVRRFNEVGLKCHLPKGSFYAFPSIEASGLSSMEFCQQLLKEQEVAIVPGTAFGACGAGFARASFSTSYERILEATNRIERFMENFA, from the coding sequence ATGAGTGATCAAGGTCAACGTTTTGTGGCAGACCACGTGGTTGGTTTGCCTCGTTCCGGTATTCGCGATTTCTTCGCCATCGTGGCCGCCATGCCGCAGGCCATTTCGCTGGGGATCGGGGAGCCGGATTTTGTCACGCCCTGGCATATCCGTGAAGCGGCCATGTTCGCCCTGGAGAAGGGCAAGACCAGCTACACGGACAACAAGGGCTTGATCCGCCTGCGCCGTGAGATCTCCACTTATGTGGAGAATCATTTCGCGCTGAGCTATCACCCTGAGCAGGAAATCATCGTGACGGTCGGTGTGTCCGAAGCGCTCGATATTATCCTGCGTGCGGTGCTGAATCCGGGGGACAAGGTGCTCTACCACGAGCCCTGCTACGTGTCCTACAGTCCGAGCATCAAATTGGCGCATGCCGTTCCGATCGCGGTCGAAACTTCCGCCAATGATGAGTTCGGCATCGATCCGGACAAGGTGGCTGCCGCTTGGGAACCCGGCTGCAAGGTGCTGATCCTGAACTTCCCGACCAATCCGACGGGCGGGGTAACGGAGCGTGCCAAGCTGGAGAAGCTGGCCAAGTTTGCGGTGGAAAAGGACCTGCTCGTGCTCAGTGACGAGATCTATTCCGAACTCACTTTCGAAGGCGAGCATACCAGTATCGCGACCCTCCCCGGGATGAAGGAGCGCACTGTCTTCCTGCACGGATTCTCCAAGGCCTTTGCCATGACCGGATTCCGGATCGGCTATGCCTGCGGTCCGGCTCCGCTCATCGAGGCCATGATGAAGATCCACCAGTACAGCATGCTCTGCGCGCCGATCCTCTCGCAGGAGGCTGCCATCGAAGCCTTGAAAAATGGTGGTCCTGCAGTGGCCAAGATGAAAGAGGCCTACCAGCGTCGGCGTGACTTGATTGTTCGCCGCTTCAACGAGGTCGGCCTGAAGTGCCACTTGCCCAAGGGGTCTTTCTACGCCTTCCCCTCGATTGAAGCATCCGGCTTGAGCTCGATGGAGTTTTGCCAGCAATTGCTCAAGGAACAGGAGGTCGCGATTGTGCCCGGCACGGCCTTCGGTGCCTGCGGTGCCGGTTTCGCCCGCGCCAGTTTCTCCACCAGTTACGAACGCATCCTCGAGGCCACCAACCGCATCGAGCGATTCATGGAGAATTTTGCTTAG
- a CDS encoding Lrp/AsnC family transcriptional regulator produces MSSVLQLILEGERLDNAQMAQILNLSEAEVVAELERLQAEKILLGWRPVLNPERALGEVVRAVIEVRISPERDGGFDRLAARISRFDAVESCYLMSGSYDLLIFAVGKDLRAVASFVSERLASVEGVLSTATHFMLRAYKEQGHLLLSPTESGDKPAVSP; encoded by the coding sequence ATGAGTTCCGTTCTACAACTAATCCTGGAAGGTGAACGCCTCGACAACGCCCAGATGGCACAGATCCTGAATCTGTCCGAGGCGGAGGTCGTGGCTGAATTAGAGCGCCTTCAAGCCGAGAAGATCCTTCTCGGCTGGCGCCCCGTGCTCAATCCAGAGCGCGCGCTTGGAGAAGTCGTACGAGCGGTGATCGAAGTCCGCATCAGCCCGGAGCGTGATGGGGGCTTTGACCGTCTGGCTGCCCGGATCAGCCGTTTCGACGCGGTGGAATCGTGCTATCTGATGTCGGGTTCCTACGACCTCCTGATCTTTGCCGTGGGCAAAGACTTGCGTGCGGTGGCGAGCTTCGTCTCGGAGCGTCTGGCCAGCGTGGAAGGGGTCCTGTCTACCGCCACACATTTCATGCTCCGTGCCTACAAAGAGCAGGGGCACCTCCTTCTTTCACCCACAGAGAGCGGCGATAAGCCCGCCGTCAGTCCGTAA